The following is a genomic window from Dioscorea cayenensis subsp. rotundata cultivar TDr96_F1 chromosome 10, TDr96_F1_v2_PseudoChromosome.rev07_lg8_w22 25.fasta, whole genome shotgun sequence.
CGAAGCGAAAGCATCACGACATCCATGGCCATGTCTTTAGCTTCACAATTAATTCTATCATGTTTTATCATTCCATCTTCTAATTTTCGTACATATTCCGTGTATTCGTTCATTCTTCTTGGCCTTGAAAACCGATTACCATTAATGTAGCTTGCCGATCCCAGGCCGAAACCGAAAAATGGTTTGTTCTGCCAGTATGTTTGATTGTGCTTGCATTCATAGCCACTCTTGCAGTAACTGCTGATCTCATAGTGCGAGTAACCGGCATTTCTGAGTGTTTCTGAAGCCATCTTGTACAAGTTTGCTGATTGATTGTCCGAGGGGAGTGGGAACTCACCGGGTTTATATCTGTTTTCATAAAGCAATCATTTGATTGGGTAGTGAATTCAAAAAGGATTAACATGATTAGCATATCGTCGTAATAAACTCACAGTTGTCCAAACTTGGTGCCTTGCTCCACCTGAAGATCATAGACCGAAACATGAGTTGGCCGAGCACTGACAGCGCACTTCAAGCTCTCTGCCCACATTGCCTCGGTCTGATGCGGCAATGAAGAAATAAGGTCCATGCTCCAATTCTCCAATCCGGTACAACCGGTGACAATGTCAATTGCCTCATAGACCTCTCTAACACCATGTGCCCGGCCACACGCCCGTAACAATTCTTCTTGAAATGCTTGCACGCCGAGTGACACCCGGTTCACTCCGAGCTCAGCAAGTTCATTCAACTTGTGAGCATCAAACGTGCCCGGATCCATCTCGATCGATATCTCAACATTATGTGCAATGCCAAATTTGCAACGAAGCTTATCGAGGATATTCGAGACAAGGTGAGGCGGGACAAGTGAAGGCGTGCCACCGCCGAAGAAGATGGTTTGGAGGGGGATGGAGGGAGTGTTTGTGTCGGTTACAGTGGCGTTGATTTCTTGAAGGAGGAGGTTGGTGTAGTTGGTGATTCGGGGATCGTCGGTAGCGGTGTTAGAGTGCGAAGAGCCAAGAGCAACAATGGGAAAGTCACAGTAATGGCAGCGTTTGCGGCAGAAGGGGAGGTGGATGTATGCTGAGGAGGGGATTGGAGTAGATGGTGGTTGGATTTTGGTTGAGGCATTTCTACAAACGGTTGATGGGCAACGAAGGGAAGACATGGGAATGAAGGGTAGTTTTGGGATTTTGAAGGAATGAATTGGCGGGAGAAATGTTGGTCTCAACGACCTCAacatttaaaactttttatttatttatttatttatttatttgagggggaAAAATGGAAGAGGAGAAAAAAACAGTGGGGAGAAATGTTGTGAGGGTTGTGTGTTTTATAGAGCAAAGGGTTGTGATAAGAAAGAGGGACAATTTTGGAATTTAGTAAAATAggggaaaatataaaaatagaaaaatagaaaatagataaggaaaaaaaaatcatgctgttttttaaataatttgtggtatttaaaattaaatattttttcaaaacagAGTTGGGGCTTCACTTGTTTGAATCTTTTTGGCTCACAGTGATTTACCCaagttttcaaaaatataaaaaaattaaaaataattttttatatcaatatgTATTTAATTCTTAACTTTGATATAAAGTGTTTAATTTATTAGAACTTGCTCATGAGATAAATTATGGACCATGAATTATTTTGCCAAGAATAACATGGAAAACATAATTAGTTtataagataattaattaaaatatacttattaattaatattataacatTAATTGTTGAtggataatattatttataataaaatgacactaattaaaattaatttattaataattaattgaataaaaatttggATCAATCTAAGGGAAAAAAAGTTTTCCTtggtataattaattaaaatatagttattaattaatattataacattaattgttgatagataatattatttataataaaatgacactaattaaaattaatttattaataattaattgaataaaaatttggATCAATCTAAGGGAAAAAAAGTTTTCCTTGGTATAAGT
Proteins encoded in this region:
- the LOC120270658 gene encoding heme chaperone HemW: MLRSLRPTFLPPIHSFKIPKLPFIPMSSLRCPSTVCRNASTKIQPPSTPIPSSAYIHLPFCRKRCHYCDFPIVALGSSHSNTATDDPRITNYTNLLLQEINATVTDTNTPSIPLQTIFFGGGTPSLVPPHLVSNILDKLRCKFGIAHNVEISIEMDPGTFDAHKLNELAELGVNRVSLGVQAFQEELLRACGRAHGVREVYEAIDIVTGCTGLENWSMDLISSLPHQTEAMWAESLKCAVSARPTHVSVYDLQVEQGTKFGQLYKPGEFPLPSDNQSANLYKMASETLRNAGYSHYEISSYCKSGYECKHNQTYWQNKPFFGFGLGSASYINGNRFSRPRRMNEYTEYVRKLEDGMIKHDRINCEAKDMAMDVVMLSLRTAIGLDVASFCRLFGECLAVSLCKAFEPFVESGHVVFMDEERVKVSNGSRVAFIRLSDPDGFLLSNELISIAFSVISP